A genome region from Anastrepha obliqua isolate idAnaObli1 chromosome 4, idAnaObli1_1.0, whole genome shotgun sequence includes the following:
- the LOC129245055 gene encoding 23 kDa integral membrane protein, whose protein sequence is MDCGTSMAKYLLFAFNTVVSIIGILGIVFGVLILNSIGTIEVDGQVGFPPQAILPIVLITIGSIVVFISFLGCCGAIRESVCMTMTYAVFLLVILILQLTIVVLLWANKDKFTAAMGEVIDKAWETKSRQTGVFDAIQRSLKCCGKNGFTDYAVLLESPPPSCCENDNCMNPLNFYGGCRSQFQEFMSFSTDTAKYVGLGLICIELVGFIFACCLANNVRNYKRRNAY, encoded by the exons ATCATTGGCATTCTGGGCATCGTTTTTGGTGTGCTAATTCTAAATAGCATCGGAACCATCGAAGTAGATGGCCAAGTCGGTTTCCCACCACAGGCGATACTACCGATTGTACTCATAACGATTGGTTCGATTGTTGTCTTTATCTCATTCCTGGGCTGTTGTGGTGCCATACGTGAATCTGTATGCATGACTATGACTTATGCCGTCTTCCTGTTGGTCATACTCATCCTACAATTGACAATTGTTGTACTCTTATGGGCTAATAAGGATAAATTTACCGCTGCCATGGGTGAAGTCATTGATAAGGCTTGGGAAACTAAGTCTAGACAAACGGGCGTCTTTGACGCCATACAGCGTTCG TTAAAATGTTGCGGTAAGAATGGATTCACCGATTATGCGGTGTTGCTGGAGAGTCCACCCCCAAGTTGCTGCGAGAACGACAACTGCATGAATCCATTGAACTTTTATGGTGGTTGTCGCAGCCAATTCCAGGAATTTATGTCCTTCAGCACTGACACTGCCAAATATGTTGGCCTGGGATTGATTTGTATCGAG TTGGTTGGCTTCATCTTTGCCTGCTGCTTGGCCAATAACGTACGCAACTATAAGCGAAGAAATGCTTACTAA